In Ipomoea triloba cultivar NCNSP0323 chromosome 7, ASM357664v1, a single genomic region encodes these proteins:
- the LOC116025476 gene encoding probable LRR receptor-like serine/threonine-protein kinase At3g47570 yields the protein MVSMERCLVLVVVLVSLCMTKSNSSADDDEAALLAFKTAIISDPFGILANNWSHHTPYCDWIGVTCSGLHQRVTQLNLFNMGLNGTIPEEIGGLSFLATFNISANSFHGHIPESIGFLTKLNSLDFSSNNLTGNIPATMYNVSSLQVVDLRKNLLSGTLPEGICDNFRQLQGLYLSANRLSGENPSSLPKCMDLRALDLGYNEFHGSIPPEIGNFFKLEWLKLYGNNLTGDLPWTIFNISSLVVLDISMNEISGILPNDLCYQFPELEYLDISKNQIHGEIPQALSSCWRLQVLSMSKNQLSGRFPTQICNISSLQELYLSRMNLSGNLPKEIGKLSILREFTVSVNHLTGTIPPSIGNISTLEDFIVSENNLGGNIPLELGKLSSLKGLVLSSNNFSGEVPSSIFNISGLESIEMSLNKLSGNLQPGLRHWISPSLEALLLHGNQFSGTIPSTISNASQLIILDIGHNMFSGHVPLGVENLHQLQVFAIEHNHITNDPSANELSLLTSLSKCKNLTMVIMGGNPFNTVLPNSLDVGNMSSSLKILSVSNSHLKGSIPSRFSNFSNLIYFELAENNLSGSLPGTLGNLLRLQGLHLQNNKIEGSIPNTLCYLKDLSQLYLRDNKLSGSIPSCFGNISSLRKIYLGYNLLTSTVPIGFWNNKDVLVLELSSNFLGGSLSPEIGSMHNMIKLYLSCNQFSGEIPNTIGKLQNLLILTLSSNRLHGPIPQSFGSLISLQALYLYNNSLSGGIPKSMEKLKDLVHLNLSFNDLSGEIPNGGPFENFSMESFMGNMELCGASRFHVMECKEGKGKPRSIAIFLKYVLPSFVSVVVVAVLLVWLLTFWKRNKQRDPRAEDSHDVALKRISCYEILRATEDFDESNLIGKGSFSSVFKGTFAAGLVAAIKVFNLDVTNR from the exons ATGGTATCAATGGAAAGGTGTTTGGTTTTGGTTGTTGTATTGGTATCCCTTTGCATGACAAAATCAAATAGCTCAGCTGATGATGATGAGGCTGCTTTATTGGCCTTCAAAACAGCAATTATATCCGATCCCTTTGGCATCTTGGCCAATAACTGGTCTCATCACACTCCATATTGTGATTGGATTGGTGTTACTTGTAGCGGTTTGCACCAAAGAGTGACTCAATTGAATCTCTTCAATATGGGTCTCAACGGCACCATTCCTGAGGAGATTGGTGGCCTCTCATTCCTTGCAACTTTCAACATCAGCGCTAATAGTTTCCATGGCCATATCCCAGAAAGCATTGGATTCTTGACCAAACTCAATAGTTTGGATTTTTCCAGCAACAATCTCACTGGAAATATTCCTGCAACTATGTACAATGTTTCTTCCTTGCAAGTTGTAGACTTGAGAAAAAATCTTCTTTCAGGGACGCTCCCAGAGGGAATTTGTGATAACTTCAGGCAACTACAAGGCCTGTATCTTTCAGCAAATCGATTGAGTGGTGAGAATCCATCAAGTCTACCCAAATGTATGGACCTTAGAGCTTTGGATTTAGGATACAATGAATTTCATGGAAGCATACCACCTGAAATTGGCAACTTTTTCAAGCTCGAGTGGTTAAAGCTATATGGCAACAACTTGACAG GAGATTTGCCTTGGAcaattttcaatatttcatcTTTAGTAGTACTCGACATTTCGATGAATGAAATCTCTGGAATCCTTCCAAACGACCTCTGTTATCAATTTCCGGAATTGGAGTATCTGGATATTTCCAAAAACCAAATTCATGGAGAAATCCCTCAAGCTCTATCGAGTTGCTGGAGACTTCAAGTGCTTTCCATGTCTAAGAATCAACTCTCCGGAAGATTTCCTACTCAAATCTGCAACATATCATCTCTTCAGGAGCTTTATCTTTCGAGAATGAACTTGTCAG GGAACTTGCCAAAGGAGATTGGGAAATTGTCAATCCTTCGAGAGTTTACAGTTTCTGTAAACCACTTGACTGGTACAATACCCCCTTCTATTGGCAATATATCGACTTTGGAGGATTTTATTGTTTCTGAAAACAATTTGGGTGGTAATATTCCTCTGGAGCTAGGAAAGCTATCAAGTCTTAAAGGATTGGTACTTAGTTCAAATAATTTTAGTGGTGAAGTACCATCCTCCATTTTCAACATCTCTGGATTAGAATCGATTGAGATGTCATTAAATAAACTTTCTGGCAATCTTCAACCAGGCCTAAGACATTGGATTTCACCAAGTCTTGAAGCACTCCTTCTCCACGGCAACCAATTCAGTGGAACCATTCCTAGCACTATATCAAATGCTTCACAACTCATAATTCTTGATATTGGGCATAACATGTTCAGTGGCCATGTACCTCTGGGGGTTGAAAATTTACACCAACTTCAAGTTTTTGCCATAGAGCACAACCATATCACAAATGATCCATCGGCCAATGAACTGAGCCTACTCACTTCATTGTCGAAATGCAAGAATTTGACAATGGTtattatgggaggcaacccattCAACACAGTTCTTCCCAACTCATTAGATGTTGGGAATATGTCTTCGTCGTTGAAAATCTTGTCTGTGTCTAATAGTCACTTAAAAGGCAGCATTCCTAGTCGATTCAGCAACTTTAGCAACTTGATTTATTTTGAGTTGGCCGAAAACAACCTCTCAGGTTCGCTTCCTGGAACATTGGGAAATTTGCTGAGGTTACAGGGTTTACacctacaaaataataaaattgaggGATCAATACCAAACACCTTATGTTATCTGAAGGATTTATCTCAATTGTATCTCAGAGACAATAAGCTTTCAGGGAGCATACCAAGTTGTTTTGGGAATATATCTTctttgagaaaaatatatttaggTTACAATTTATTGACATCTACTGTACCGATTGGCTTTTGGAATAACAAGGATGTCTTGGTGCTGGAACTGTCATCCAATTTTCTTGGTGGTTCCTTGTCTCCTGAAATTGGAAGTATGCACAACATGATAAAGTTATATCTGTCATGTAACCAATTTTCTGGAGAAATTCCTAACACCATTGGGAAACTTCAGAATTTGCTTATTCTTACTCTATCATCAAATAGGCTTCATGGTCCTATCCCTCAGTCATTTGGTAGTTTGATAAGCTTGCaagcattatatttatataataacagCCTCTCAGGTGGAATTCCAAAGTCGATGGAGAAGCTCAAAGATTTAGTGCATCTGAACCTGTCTTTCAATGATCTGAGTGGTGAAATTCCAAATGGTGGaccttttgaaaattttagcaTGGAATCATTCATGGGTAACATGGAACTATGTGGAGCTTCTCGATTCCATGTCATGGAATGCAAAGAAGGAAAAGGAAAGCCGAGAAGCATTGCAATATTTCTCAAGTATGTTTTGCCATCTTTTGTGTCTGTGGTTGTTGTTGCTGTTCTATTGGTTTGGTTGCTTACGTTCTGGAAGAGAAACAAACAAAGGGATCCTCGGGCTGAAGATTCACATGATGTTGCACTCAAGAGGATTTCATGCTATGAAATTCTTCGTGCTACAGAAGACTTTGATGAGAGCAACTTGATAGGCAAGGGGAGTTTTAGCTCAGTGTTCAAGGGGACTTTTGCTGCTGGGCTGGTTGCTGCTATAAAGGTCTTCAATTTGGAT